One Keratinibaculum paraultunense genomic window carries:
- the lepB gene encoding signal peptidase I, with amino-acid sequence MKKMIIEWMKSIVIALLLAFTITYFISGTKVYGSSMYPTLFHDDFLIIFNSKKNINRGDIVVINTDLEINSKDLEELGPIRKKMAGNTKKIVKRVIAVEGDSIMISEGKVYLNGKELKEEYVNGDLTNGSLYIEEIPKGKMFVMGDNRYVSLDSRDERIGLVDKEDIVGKVIFRIYPFSKFGKLK; translated from the coding sequence ATGAAGAAAATGATTATAGAATGGATGAAGTCCATAGTTATAGCTTTATTGTTAGCATTTACAATAACCTATTTTATAAGTGGAACTAAAGTTTATGGTAGTTCAATGTATCCAACTTTATTTCATGATGATTTTTTAATTATATTTAATAGTAAAAAAAATATTAATAGAGGAGATATTGTAGTAATTAATACTGATTTAGAGATTAATTCTAAGGATTTAGAAGAGTTAGGTCCTATAAGAAAGAAAATGGCTGGTAATACTAAAAAGATAGTAAAGAGGGTTATAGCTGTTGAAGGAGACAGTATAATGATTTCAGAGGGGAAGGTATATTTAAATGGCAAAGAGCTGAAAGAAGAATATGTAAATGGAGATCTAACCAATGGATCTTTATATATAGAGGAAATTCCAAAAGGAAAAATGTTTGTAATGGGAGATAATAGGTATGTAAGTTTAGATAGCCGTGATGAAAGGATTGGATTGGTGGATAAAGAAGATATTGTAGGAAAAGTGATTTTCCGAATTTACCCTTTTTCTAAATTTGGCAAATTAAAATGA
- a CDS encoding anaerobic ribonucleoside triphosphate reductase, whose translation MITKIRKRDGREVPFNIEKIANAIFKAAQAVGGQDYDMAVKLAEEVAIELNRKYEDQIPGVEDIQDIVEKTLIENGHAKTAKEYILYRAERTRIREMDMRLMRVYEDLTFKKAEDIDLKRENANIDGDTAMGTMLKYGSEGAKQFYDLFILNPAHSEAHKNGDIHIHDLDFLTLTTTCCQIDIIKLFKGGFNTGHGYLREPKDIQSYAALACIAIQSNQNDQHGGQSIPNFDYGMALGVKKTYIKTYRQNLLKSIELLVEDVDLEENVKNIFGILENEYNLVPTLGGNEEYKKKEAEYLDELLNDTSLVQKIQNFAERNAYKDTDRRTYQAMEALIHNLNTMHSRAGAQIPFSSINYGTDTSPEGRMVMKNLLLSTEAGLGNGETPIFPIQIFKVKEGINYNPGDPNYDLLKLACRVSAKRLFPNFSFIDAPFNIKYYKEGHPETEIAYMGCRTRVIGNVYDPSREIVNGRGNLSFTTINLPRLGLKHRGDIKGFYEELDRTIDLVIEQLLERFEIQASKRVHNFPFLMGQGIWIDSDKLDKNDEIREILKHGTLSIGFIGLAECLKALTGFHHGESIESQKLGLEIIGHMRDRMDETSKQFGMNFTLLATPAEGTAGRFVKIDREIFGEIEGITDREYYTNSFHVPVYYEITAFEKINIEAPYHELTNAGHITYIEVDGDPTQNLEAFEKIIRAMKEAGVGYGSINHPVDRDPVCGFTGIIGDTCPKCGREEGDIKFQRIRRITGYLVGTLERFNDAKRAEERDRVKHFSCSYK comes from the coding sequence ATGATTACTAAAATTAGAAAAAGAGATGGAAGAGAAGTGCCATTCAATATAGAAAAAATAGCAAATGCAATATTTAAAGCAGCTCAAGCAGTAGGGGGTCAAGATTATGATATGGCTGTAAAGTTAGCTGAGGAAGTGGCCATTGAATTAAATAGAAAGTATGAAGACCAAATTCCTGGAGTCGAAGATATACAGGATATTGTAGAAAAAACACTTATTGAAAATGGGCATGCAAAAACAGCTAAAGAATACATATTGTATAGGGCTGAGAGGACTCGAATACGTGAGATGGATATGAGACTGATGAGGGTATATGAAGATTTAACTTTTAAGAAAGCAGAGGATATAGATCTTAAAAGGGAGAATGCTAATATAGATGGAGATACTGCTATGGGAACTATGCTTAAATACGGCTCAGAAGGAGCAAAGCAGTTTTATGATCTATTTATATTAAATCCTGCTCATTCTGAAGCACACAAAAATGGAGATATACATATACATGACTTAGATTTTTTAACATTAACTACTACTTGTTGTCAAATTGATATAATAAAATTGTTTAAAGGCGGATTTAATACAGGGCATGGATATTTGAGAGAGCCTAAAGATATTCAGTCCTATGCAGCATTAGCTTGTATTGCAATTCAATCTAACCAAAATGATCAACATGGAGGGCAAAGTATACCTAATTTTGATTATGGGATGGCCTTAGGAGTTAAGAAAACCTATATAAAAACTTATAGACAAAATTTACTCAAAAGTATTGAGCTATTAGTTGAAGATGTAGATTTAGAAGAAAATGTAAAAAATATATTTGGGATATTAGAAAATGAATATAACTTAGTGCCAACTTTAGGAGGTAATGAAGAATATAAAAAAAAGGAAGCAGAGTATTTAGATGAATTATTGAATGATACTTCCTTGGTTCAAAAGATACAAAACTTTGCTGAACGAAATGCTTACAAAGACACGGATAGGAGAACATATCAAGCTATGGAAGCTTTGATTCACAATTTAAACACCATGCATTCTAGAGCAGGAGCTCAAATACCTTTTAGTTCTATAAATTATGGTACAGATACATCTCCTGAGGGAAGAATGGTTATGAAAAATTTACTTTTGTCTACAGAGGCAGGATTAGGAAATGGCGAAACTCCTATATTTCCAATACAGATATTTAAGGTAAAAGAAGGAATAAACTATAATCCAGGAGATCCTAATTATGATTTGCTTAAACTAGCTTGTAGAGTAAGTGCTAAAAGGTTATTTCCTAATTTCTCTTTTATAGATGCTCCATTTAATATTAAATATTATAAGGAAGGGCATCCAGAAACGGAAATTGCCTATATGGGCTGTAGAACTAGAGTTATTGGAAATGTATATGATCCATCTAGAGAAATAGTTAATGGAAGAGGTAATTTAAGTTTTACTACAATTAATTTACCTAGATTAGGGCTTAAACATCGTGGAGATATAAAGGGATTTTATGAAGAATTGGATCGTACCATAGATTTAGTAATAGAGCAATTATTAGAGAGATTTGAAATACAAGCAAGTAAAAGGGTTCATAATTTTCCGTTCCTAATGGGGCAAGGGATATGGATTGATTCTGATAAATTGGATAAGAATGATGAGATAAGGGAGATATTAAAACATGGTACTTTATCCATTGGATTTATTGGTTTAGCAGAGTGTTTAAAGGCTTTAACAGGATTTCATCATGGAGAGAGTATAGAATCCCAAAAATTAGGTTTGGAAATTATAGGTCATATGAGGGATAGGATGGATGAAACTAGTAAACAATTTGGTATGAACTTTACATTGTTGGCTACTCCAGCAGAAGGTACTGCAGGCAGATTTGTAAAAATAGATAGAGAGATATTTGGAGAAATTGAAGGGATTACAGATAGGGAATATTATACTAATAGTTTTCATGTACCTGTATATTATGAAATTACAGCTTTTGAAAAAATAAACATAGAAGCTCCTTATCATGAATTGACTAATGCAGGACATATTACTTATATAGAAGTAGATGGAGATCCAACACAAAATTTGGAGGCTTTTGAAAAGATAATCAGAGCGATGAAAGAAGCAGGTGTTGGTTATGGGTCTATAAATCATCCAGTAGATAGAGATCCAGTATGCGGATTTACAGGAATAATAGGAGATACTTGTCCTAAATGTGGCAGAGAAGAGGGAGATATTAAATTTCAAAGGATAAGGAGAATAACTGGTTATTTAGTTGGAACATTGGAAAGATTTAATGATGCAAAAAGAGCAGAAGAAAGGGATAGAGTAAAACATTTTTCCTGTTCCTATAAATAA
- the msrA gene encoding peptide-methionine (S)-S-oxide reductase MsrA, with protein MKEIVLAGGCFWGVEEYMSRIDGVVDTKVGYANGTKENPTYEEVCTNTTGHAEACYVKFDENIISLEELLNRFWNIIDPTLKNRQGPDIGSQYRTGIYYIDEKDLPIIIKTFEEQKRKYDSPIVTEVEPLKVFYDAEEYHQKYLKKNPGGYCHINLDK; from the coding sequence ATGAAGGAAATAGTATTAGCAGGAGGCTGTTTTTGGGGAGTAGAAGAATATATGTCTAGAATAGATGGAGTAGTAGACACAAAAGTAGGTTATGCAAATGGAACAAAAGAAAATCCAACTTATGAAGAAGTATGTACAAACACTACAGGACATGCTGAAGCATGTTATGTTAAGTTTGATGAAAATATTATATCCTTAGAGGAGTTATTAAATAGGTTTTGGAATATAATAGATCCAACCTTAAAAAATAGGCAAGGTCCAGATATTGGAAGTCAATATAGAACAGGTATCTACTATATAGATGAAAAGGATTTACCAATAATAATTAAAACCTTTGAAGAACAAAAGAGAAAATATGATAGCCCTATAGTTACTGAAGTAGAACCATTAAAGGTGTTTTATGATGCAGAAGAGTATCATCAAAAATATTTAAAGAAAAATCCAGGGGGTTATTGTCATATAAACTTAGATAAATAA
- a CDS encoding HAD family hydrolase yields MKAIIFDMDGVIIDSEPLHCKLEREILKELGGKITEEEHNAFIGTTDYHMWSILKEKFNIKKPVDEIIQMKKERFIKNIHMLNLVDNVEEFIEKLHKKGYPMGLASSNNRKIVNLIVNKFKLDKYFNVIISGEDVSKGKPHPEIFLKTAEKMGVEPHNCLVIEDAKNGVIAAKAAGMKCIGFKNPNSGEQDLSQADLIISSYDELDLNTLKGLFN; encoded by the coding sequence TTGAAAGCTATAATTTTCGATATGGATGGAGTTATAATTGATAGTGAACCATTACACTGTAAATTAGAAAGGGAAATTCTTAAAGAATTAGGAGGAAAAATTACTGAAGAAGAACATAATGCATTTATAGGAACTACTGATTATCATATGTGGTCAATCTTAAAGGAAAAATTTAATATTAAAAAACCTGTAGATGAAATCATACAGATGAAAAAAGAAAGATTTATAAAAAATATTCACATGCTTAATTTGGTAGATAATGTTGAAGAATTTATAGAAAAACTTCATAAAAAAGGATATCCAATGGGATTAGCTTCTTCCAATAATAGAAAAATTGTTAATTTAATAGTAAATAAATTTAAATTGGATAAATATTTTAATGTAATAATAAGTGGAGAAGATGTATCCAAAGGGAAACCTCATCCAGAAATATTCTTAAAAACTGCAGAAAAAATGGGAGTGGAACCGCATAATTGCTTAGTAATTGAAGATGCTAAAAATGGAGTCATTGCAGCAAAAGCAGCAGGAATGAAATGTATAGGTTTTAAAAATCCAAACTCAGGAGAACAAGATTTATCTCAAGCGGATCTTATTATATCCAGCTATGATGAACTGGATTTAAATACTCTAAAAGGATTATTTAATTAA